The proteins below come from a single Aegilops tauschii subsp. strangulata cultivar AL8/78 chromosome 6, Aet v6.0, whole genome shotgun sequence genomic window:
- the LOC109762385 gene encoding F-box/FBD/LRR-repeat protein At1g13570, translated as MEIESNTKQCRVKGAPSEEDRLSGLPDDVLHSIVGRVPLKQAVRTSALSTRWPCLWLHALAASAVLDFTDREFARGQSLGRIVATVNRCLEAHGAAPLDVFRVALSPFDAFGRDVVRWAAAALGRGAREVGVDLTQHADGRGALELPADLFQAESSLAVLSLGRCSLRDVPPGTAGLAGLTSLSLNQVDVTDDAVRDVVSGCRLLEFLSLESCHLLVSVRVAGERLRGLEIVRCLAMRHLQVAAPVLESVVYHGDVLLIWREDEPSGVEFVGPGGRTDARPELKDAYLTHIGYGVYDEVIHEFAYSGFLDQVAHAKILTLCSVGMLHLEEERLFAEGDVDAPNLEELQLLMDSVSMGDDDVTRFSGFLELVVAPLLERLFIRLPDACGGTAGTGEGADIVLECEIALDHLTFLKVVNFRGTRCELRLLRFVLRRAPVLEQLVLVTPEDVGTPGHHDQEESVRLLLKVVQEHVSEISKAWLWQEPCVTVCRPREDDSRSPAHTKYYHHDHA; from the exons ATGGAGATCGAATCCAACACGAAGCAGTGCAGAGTTAAGGGAGCACCATCTGAGGAGGACCGGCTGAGTGGCCTCCCCGACGACGTCCTCCACTCGATCGTCGGCCGGGTCCCCCTCAAACAAGCCGTCCGCACCAGCGCCCTCTCCACGAGGTGGCCGTGCCTGTGGCTCCACGCGCTCGCCGCCTCCGCCGTCCTCGACTTCACCGACCGCGAATTCGCCCGCGGCCAGTCCCTGGGGCGGATCGTGGCCACGGTGAACCGCTGCCTGGAGGCCCACGGCGCGGCGCCCCTCGACGTGTTCCGCGTGGCGCTGTCCCCGTTCGACGCGTTTGGGCGGGACGTCGTCCGGTGGGCCGCGGCCGCCTTGGGGAGAGGCGCCAGGGAGGTGGGGGTGGACCTGACGCAGCACGCCGACGGCCGCGGGGCTCTGGAGCTTCCCGCGGACCTCTTCCAGGCCGAGAGCTCCCTCGCGGTGCTCAGCCTCGGCCGGTGCAGCCTCCGCGACGTCCCACCCGGCACGGCGGGGCTCGCCGGTCTCACATCGCTCTCCCTCAACCAAGTCGACGTCACCGACGATGCTGTCCGGGACGTGGTCTCCGGGTGCCGGCTGCTCGAGTTTCTGAGCCTGGAGAGCTGCCACCTTCTCGTGTCGGTGAGGGTCGCCGGCGAGAGGCTGCGGGGCCTGGAGATCGTGCGCTGCCTGGCCATGCGCCACCTGCAGGTGGCCGCGCCCGTGCTGGAGTCCGTCGTCTACCACGGCGACGTCCTCCTCATCTGGAGAGAGGACGAGCCGTCCGGCGTGGAGTTCGTTGGCCCGGGCGGCAGGACCGATGCCAGGCCGGAGCTAAAGGACGCGTACCTGACCCACATCGGCTACGGCGTATACGACGAAGTAATTCACGAGTTCGCCTACTCGGGCTTCTTGGATCAGGTCGCGCATGCCAAGATTTTGACACTTTGTTCCGTGGGCATGCTG CACCTGGAAGAAGAGCGATTGTTCGCGGAGGGCGACGTGGATGCCCCGAACCTAGAAGAGCTGCAGCTGCTAATGGACTCCGTCTCCATGGGCGACGACGATGTTACTCGCTTCTCCGGATTCTTAGAGCTTGTCGTGGCGCCGCTCCTCGAGCGCCTCTTTATCCGG CTCCCAGACGCGTGCGGCGGCACGGCGGGGACCGGCGAGGGCGCGGACATCGTTCTCGAGTGCGAGATCGCTCTCGACCACCTGACGTTCCTCAAGGTGGTGAACTTCCGAGGGACGAGGTGCGAGCTGCGGCTGCTAAGGTTCGTCCTGCGCAGGGCTCCTGTCCTCGAGCAGCTGGTGCTCGTCACCCCGGAAGACGTAGGAACTCCGGGGCACCATGACCAGGAGGAGAGCGTCCGCCTGCTACTTAAGGTCGTCCAAGAGCACGTGTCAGAGATCAGCAAGGCGTGGCTCTGGCAGGAGCCCTGTGTCACCGTGTGCCGGCCGAGGGAGGACGATAGCCGGAGCCCTGCACACACCAAGTACTACCACCATGATCATGCATAG